The following proteins come from a genomic window of Streptomyces liliiviolaceus:
- a CDS encoding carbohydrate ABC transporter permease encodes MHRVLGDRKAVLILLGPALLVYSLIMLVPMVWSFGYSFTEGNTIEGFTGNGLDNFQRLFSDPAVRDALWFTAKYAVVVTVGQVVAGYLLALLYVFFLKRASALIRTLVFFPVVLPTVAVGLLFQKFFQVAPQTGPVNSLLNAVGLDSVDWFGSAGHAFWVLIVMDIWRSMGFYAVLLFAGLVDIPEEVLESARLDGASGPRLVRHIVLPMSFPVLMSAVIFSINGTLKVFDSIVALTGGGPGSGTTPLTLYMFQTSFTYGDYGYGSTIALLLTVVCLLVTLVVFRVSRRDLTEG; translated from the coding sequence ATGCACCGCGTACTCGGTGACCGCAAGGCGGTCCTGATCCTCCTCGGTCCCGCCCTGCTCGTCTACTCCCTGATCATGCTGGTCCCCATGGTGTGGTCCTTCGGGTACTCGTTCACCGAGGGCAACACCATCGAGGGCTTCACCGGCAACGGCCTGGACAACTTCCAGCGCCTGTTCTCCGACCCCGCCGTGCGGGACGCCCTGTGGTTCACCGCCAAGTACGCGGTCGTCGTGACCGTCGGCCAGGTCGTCGCCGGCTATCTGCTGGCCCTGCTGTACGTGTTCTTCCTCAAGCGCGCCTCCGCGCTCATCCGTACCCTGGTGTTCTTCCCCGTCGTCCTGCCCACCGTGGCCGTCGGTCTGCTCTTCCAGAAGTTCTTCCAGGTGGCCCCGCAGACCGGCCCGGTCAACTCCCTGCTCAACGCGGTGGGCCTGGACTCCGTCGACTGGTTCGGCAGCGCGGGACACGCCTTCTGGGTCCTGATCGTCATGGACATCTGGCGCTCCATGGGCTTCTACGCCGTCCTGCTCTTCGCCGGCCTGGTGGACATCCCCGAGGAGGTGCTGGAGTCCGCCCGCCTCGACGGAGCCTCCGGTCCGCGGCTCGTCCGCCACATCGTCCTGCCCATGTCGTTCCCGGTACTGATGTCAGCGGTCATCTTCAGCATCAACGGCACGCTCAAGGTCTTCGACTCGATCGTGGCACTGACGGGCGGGGGTCCCGGCAGCGGCACCACACCGCTCACCCTGTACATGTTCCAGACGTCGTTCACCTACGGCGACTACGGCTACGGCAGCACCATCGCCCTGCTGCTGACCGTCGTGTGTCTCCTGGTGACCCTGGTCGTCTTCCGCGTCTCGCGGCGCGACCTCACGGAGGGCTGA
- a CDS encoding carbohydrate ABC transporter permease, producing the protein MAIDTSVRVWRPRRLWVKLVVAGLLVVEVYPLVWMFLTSLKSNDDYLNNSTWSLPTTWEWGNYTDAWTTGHIGLYVQNSLLAVVPALALILLLGTAAGFALQVMVWKGRGLTLLVFLTGMMVPAQMILLPLFTVYFRTGLSGTLWPLILTYTGTGLPLTVFMMATYYKTVPRELFEAATIDGAGILRAFWTIGLPMVRNAILTVGLVQFFFIWNDLLIALTFTNSQDLRTIQVGLLNFTGDFGATQYGPLFAAICINVFGTLVIYLFLNQKVMKGLTSGAVKG; encoded by the coding sequence ATGGCCATCGACACGTCCGTCAGGGTCTGGCGCCCGCGCCGCCTGTGGGTCAAGCTCGTCGTCGCAGGTCTCCTGGTCGTCGAGGTCTATCCGCTCGTCTGGATGTTCCTGACCTCGCTGAAGTCCAACGACGACTACCTCAACAACTCCACCTGGTCGCTGCCCACCACCTGGGAGTGGGGCAACTACACCGACGCCTGGACCACCGGGCACATCGGTCTGTACGTGCAGAACAGCCTGCTCGCCGTCGTGCCCGCGCTCGCGCTGATCCTGCTGCTGGGCACCGCGGCAGGGTTCGCCCTCCAGGTCATGGTGTGGAAGGGCCGCGGTCTGACCCTGCTGGTCTTCCTCACGGGCATGATGGTCCCCGCGCAGATGATCCTGCTGCCCCTGTTCACGGTGTACTTCCGGACCGGCCTGTCCGGCACCTTGTGGCCGCTGATCCTCACCTACACGGGCACCGGCCTTCCCCTGACGGTGTTCATGATGGCCACCTACTACAAGACCGTCCCGCGCGAGCTGTTCGAGGCGGCCACCATCGACGGCGCGGGCATCCTGCGCGCGTTCTGGACCATCGGTCTGCCCATGGTCCGCAACGCGATCCTGACCGTCGGCCTGGTGCAGTTCTTCTTCATCTGGAACGACCTGCTGATCGCGCTGACCTTCACCAACAGCCAGGACCTGCGCACCATCCAGGTCGGGCTGCTCAACTTCACCGGCGACTTCGGCGCCACACAGTACGGCCCGCTGTTCGCCGCCATCTGCATCAACGTCTTCGGCACCCTGGTGATCTACCTCTTCCTCAACCAGAAGGTGATGAAGGGCCTCACCTCGGGAGCCGTCAAGGGTTGA
- a CDS encoding ABC transporter substrate-binding protein, translating into MITSSTSARRGRLAGSTASAAALVLLVSACGGSGGGSTSSPENFSYLSVTENTTVKTALTTLSKGGCKTAQDDLPLKVETVPQASLDQKLQLLAGQDALPVQFAAGNAPALTQQLYKSGKVADLETELKSLGVYDQLEPAAVSTIKALYGGKVEVLPYEYNIEGIFYNKKIFSANGLTVPATWAELVSAAGTLQAKGIQPFSASGQQGWPLTRLISGYLYRSLGPDALKAVADGKAELTDPEYVKAAQEVAALGKKGYFGKGVGSIDYDTSVNEFLNGKAGMLYMGSWALANIADEKQNKVGADNVGFMPFPAVEGGKGSIEQYPSNVGLGITLGAKSFDKKTGAWVSCIAKNYGSTALKDQGAISGFKVNTPVEDSNEVTGQIRKTISGSRQNVLWFEALFSTKATTVSQSNAAGLVAGSLSPEKFMRTVQDALAEK; encoded by the coding sequence GTGATCACCTCCTCGACCTCCGCCAGAAGGGGCCGCCTCGCCGGCTCGACCGCGAGCGCCGCCGCCCTGGTCCTCCTCGTCTCCGCCTGCGGAGGCTCGGGCGGAGGTTCCACTTCCTCACCCGAGAACTTCAGCTACTTGAGCGTCACGGAGAACACGACCGTCAAAACGGCGCTCACCACCCTGTCCAAGGGCGGGTGCAAGACCGCCCAGGACGACCTGCCGCTCAAGGTGGAGACCGTTCCGCAGGCGAGTCTGGACCAGAAGCTGCAACTGCTGGCCGGTCAGGACGCGCTGCCGGTCCAGTTCGCGGCGGGCAACGCACCCGCCCTGACCCAGCAGTTGTACAAGTCCGGCAAGGTCGCCGATCTGGAGACCGAGCTGAAGTCGCTGGGCGTCTACGACCAGTTGGAGCCCGCGGCCGTCTCCACCATCAAGGCGCTGTACGGCGGCAAGGTGGAGGTCCTGCCGTACGAGTACAACATCGAGGGGATCTTCTACAACAAGAAGATCTTCAGCGCCAACGGGCTGACCGTGCCCGCCACCTGGGCCGAACTGGTCTCGGCCGCGGGCACGTTGCAGGCCAAGGGCATCCAGCCGTTCTCGGCCTCCGGTCAGCAGGGCTGGCCCCTGACCCGGCTGATCAGCGGCTACCTCTACCGCAGCCTGGGCCCCGACGCCCTCAAGGCCGTGGCGGACGGCAAGGCCGAGCTCACGGACCCCGAGTACGTCAAAGCCGCACAGGAAGTGGCCGCCCTCGGCAAGAAGGGCTACTTCGGCAAGGGCGTCGGCTCCATCGACTACGACACCTCGGTGAACGAGTTCCTCAACGGCAAGGCAGGCATGCTCTACATGGGCAGCTGGGCGCTGGCGAACATCGCCGACGAGAAGCAGAACAAGGTGGGGGCCGACAACGTCGGCTTCATGCCCTTCCCGGCCGTCGAGGGCGGCAAGGGCTCCATCGAGCAGTACCCCTCCAACGTCGGCCTGGGGATCACCCTCGGCGCCAAGTCCTTCGACAAGAAGACCGGCGCCTGGGTGTCCTGCATCGCGAAGAACTACGGCAGCACCGCCCTCAAGGACCAGGGGGCGATCTCCGGCTTCAAGGTCAACACACCCGTCGAGGACAGCAACGAGGTCACCGGGCAGATCCGTAAGACGATCAGCGGGTCCCGGCAGAACGTGCTCTGGTTCGAGGCCCTGTTCTCCACCAAGGCGACCACGGTCAGCCAGAGCAACGCGGCCGGCCTGGTCGCCGGGAGCCTGAGCCCCGAGAAGTTCATGCGGACCGTGCAGGACGCCCTGGCCGAGAAGTGA
- a CDS encoding ATP-binding protein yields MTGGGACIAEARRFATDFLARARTDHGVPVSARATDLTQLVVSELVTNAHKYAPGPLLLELRITDGVVAVSVHDGVGARPVARSVDPHRVGQHGLEIVMAVAQEFRVDLEPPGKRVTASIALAP; encoded by the coding sequence ATGACCGGAGGCGGCGCCTGCATAGCCGAGGCACGACGCTTCGCGACCGACTTCCTGGCCCGTGCCCGCACGGACCACGGCGTACCCGTCTCCGCCCGCGCGACGGACCTCACTCAGCTGGTGGTCAGCGAACTGGTCACCAACGCCCACAAATACGCCCCCGGCCCCCTGCTGCTGGAGCTGCGCATCACCGACGGGGTGGTGGCGGTGAGCGTGCACGACGGCGTCGGCGCCAGGCCCGTGGCCCGCTCCGTCGACCCGCACAGGGTCGGCCAGCACGGCCTGGAGATCGTCATGGCCGTCGCCCAGGAGTTCCGGGTGGATCTCGAACCGCCGGGCAAGCGCGTCACCGCGTCCATCGCCCTGGCCCCCTGA
- a CDS encoding LacI family DNA-binding transcriptional regulator, translating into MTITDVARHAGVSTAAVSKVMRNAYGVSAAMQEKVRAAMAELDYRPHAAARGMRGRTYTIGILLDNIRNTFFADILDGVRDELRDSEYTVLIGAAGFDAEAQAKTVQSMVDRQMDGLVLIAPGVQRSEVLSTAQSTPTVVIGHHDASDLHDSVVDADGSGAGLVVDHLVSLGHRNIALVSSPGTRSSRWARTPEIVLSNGYAEAMGRSRLAEHTRICRTSYSDEGGYKAGMSLLTAGDRPTAIMTGADVAALGVWRAAHELGLRVPQDVSLVGYNNTAIADLATVQLTSVDQAGHNMGATAARLLIERVEGRRDHAVQTTMTPRLVVRGSTSAPSAV; encoded by the coding sequence GTGACGATCACGGATGTCGCGCGTCACGCGGGAGTGTCCACCGCCGCGGTCTCCAAGGTCATGCGCAACGCGTACGGGGTCAGCGCGGCCATGCAGGAGAAGGTCCGGGCCGCCATGGCGGAGCTCGACTACCGCCCCCATGCCGCCGCGCGCGGAATGCGCGGCCGGACGTACACCATCGGCATCCTGCTGGACAACATCCGCAACACCTTCTTCGCCGACATCCTCGACGGCGTCCGCGACGAGCTGCGGGACAGCGAGTACACCGTGCTGATCGGCGCCGCGGGCTTCGACGCCGAGGCCCAGGCCAAGACCGTCCAGTCCATGGTGGACCGCCAGATGGACGGCCTCGTCCTGATCGCCCCCGGCGTCCAGCGCTCCGAAGTGCTGTCCACCGCCCAGTCGACGCCCACGGTGGTCATCGGCCACCACGACGCCTCCGACCTGCACGACTCCGTCGTCGACGCCGACGGCTCCGGTGCCGGGCTCGTCGTGGACCACCTGGTGTCCCTCGGGCACCGCAACATCGCGCTGGTCTCCTCGCCCGGGACCCGGTCGAGCAGATGGGCCCGTACGCCGGAGATCGTCCTGAGCAACGGCTACGCCGAGGCGATGGGCCGCAGCCGGCTCGCGGAGCACACCCGGATCTGCCGGACGTCGTACTCCGACGAAGGCGGCTACAAGGCCGGTATGAGCCTGCTGACCGCGGGGGACCGGCCCACCGCGATCATGACGGGAGCCGATGTGGCCGCGCTCGGTGTCTGGCGGGCGGCCCACGAACTGGGTCTGCGGGTCCCGCAGGACGTCTCCCTGGTGGGCTACAACAACACCGCCATCGCCGACCTCGCCACCGTGCAGCTCACCAGCGTCGACCAGGCCGGGCACAACATGGGCGCCACCGCGGCGCGGCTGCTCATCGAGCGGGTGGAGGGGCGGCGCGACCACGCCGTGCAGACGACCATGACGCCGCGTCTCGTCGTCCGGGGGAGCACTTCGGCGCCGTCGGCGGTCTGA
- a CDS encoding ATP-binding protein, translating to MTAPWTAGEDPQVYPIARSGDLVHIRQAIRALSQKCRLSLVDQTKMITAASELARNTLIYGGGGTVSSGLVSANGKNGVAAVFEDSGPGIADVEQAMTDGWTSGGGLGLGLSGARRLVDDFRLVTAPGEGTTVTIIKWVR from the coding sequence GTGACAGCGCCCTGGACTGCGGGCGAAGACCCGCAGGTCTACCCCATCGCGCGCAGCGGCGACCTCGTGCACATCCGGCAGGCCATCCGGGCGCTGTCCCAGAAGTGCCGGCTGTCCCTGGTCGACCAGACGAAGATGATCACCGCGGCGAGCGAACTCGCCCGCAACACCCTCATCTACGGCGGCGGGGGCACGGTCAGTTCCGGACTGGTCAGCGCGAACGGCAAGAACGGCGTGGCCGCCGTCTTCGAGGACTCCGGACCCGGTATCGCCGATGTCGAGCAGGCGATGACGGACGGCTGGACGTCCGGCGGCGGGCTCGGCCTCGGCCTCAGCGGGGCCCGGCGCCTCGTCGACGACTTCCGGCTGGTCACCGCGCCCGGCGAGGGAACGACCGTGACCATCATCAAGTGGGTGCGGTGA
- a CDS encoding STAS domain-containing protein: protein MAKRDSSADLVGLLTIEGQDLAAAWVRQVSGSLGGRIGTAELERELREMYDALVDALRQGATDVHSEQMSEIRALLTELSRNRARQGFSPSETAISVFALKQVLEPVLQDGTADQIRAYLQFNGVLDGMGLFAIETYTQTRDELIAAQAEQLLELSTPVVRLWDGVIAVPLVGTLDSARTQVVMEKLLQALVDTGSEQAIIDITGVPAVDTQVAQHLLKTIVAARLMGAECTVSGISPQIAQTIVALGIEFEGIVTKASLADALKLALRRSGVDMVAHEGAQR, encoded by the coding sequence ATGGCGAAGCGAGACAGCTCTGCGGACCTGGTAGGGCTCTTGACGATCGAGGGTCAGGACCTGGCCGCGGCGTGGGTGCGGCAGGTGTCGGGGTCGCTGGGAGGGCGCATCGGCACCGCCGAACTCGAACGCGAGCTGCGGGAGATGTACGACGCCTTGGTGGACGCGTTGCGTCAGGGAGCCACCGACGTCCACTCGGAACAGATGTCCGAAATCCGCGCACTGCTGACGGAGCTGTCGAGGAACAGGGCCCGTCAGGGATTCTCGCCGAGTGAGACCGCGATCAGTGTCTTCGCCCTGAAGCAGGTCCTCGAACCTGTTCTGCAGGACGGCACCGCCGACCAGATCCGCGCCTACCTGCAGTTCAACGGCGTCCTCGACGGGATGGGCCTCTTCGCGATCGAGACCTACACGCAGACGCGCGACGAGCTCATCGCCGCGCAGGCCGAGCAGCTCCTGGAGCTCTCCACGCCGGTGGTGCGTCTGTGGGACGGGGTCATCGCCGTGCCGCTCGTCGGCACGCTGGACTCGGCGCGCACCCAGGTGGTGATGGAGAAGCTGCTGCAAGCGCTCGTCGACACGGGCTCGGAGCAGGCGATCATCGACATCACGGGCGTTCCCGCGGTGGACACCCAGGTCGCCCAGCACCTGCTCAAGACCATCGTCGCCGCCCGGCTCATGGGCGCCGAGTGCACCGTGTCCGGTATCAGCCCGCAGATCGCGCAGACCATCGTCGCGCTCGGCATCGAGTTCGAGGGCATCGTGACGAAGGCCAGCCTGGCCGACGCCCTCAAGCTGGCGCTGCGCCGGTCCGGTGTGGACATGGTCGCCCACGAGGGTGCGCAGCGATGA
- a CDS encoding STAS domain-containing protein, which translates to MSERLPILRIGDILLVSVQFDLEDQMVLNLQEDLAEEIVAKSARGVIIDISALEIVDSFVGRMLATVAAISRVLDARTVVVGMRPAVAITLVELGLSLGGVSTALDLEKGLAKLRQPTSSALR; encoded by the coding sequence ATGAGTGAGCGCCTCCCCATTCTCCGTATCGGAGACATCCTGCTGGTGTCCGTCCAGTTCGATCTGGAGGACCAGATGGTGCTGAACCTCCAGGAGGACCTGGCCGAGGAGATCGTCGCCAAGTCCGCCCGGGGCGTCATCATCGACATCAGCGCCCTGGAGATCGTCGACTCCTTCGTGGGCCGCATGCTCGCGACGGTCGCCGCCATCTCGCGTGTGCTCGACGCCAGGACGGTGGTGGTGGGCATGCGTCCCGCCGTGGCCATCACCCTGGTCGAGCTGGGTCTCTCGCTCGGCGGGGTCAGCACTGCCCTCGACCTTGAGAAGGGGCTGGCGAAGCTGCGGCAGCCCACCAGTTCGGCCTTGCGGTGA